The following coding sequences are from one Gadus morhua chromosome 10, gadMor3.0, whole genome shotgun sequence window:
- the LOC115552155 gene encoding protocadherin gamma-C5 isoform X3 has protein sequence MTKRTRYRDWRWQALWWHHFFLLWNTIDGQTRYTIPEELKQGSVVGPLAKDLGLGLSEIFDRKLRVASEAGKQYFSVDTGKGELVVNERIDREELCGQRASCVLPLQAVLESPLQLHRIEVEIRDINDNAPIFPSNHLYLKIAESAAVGTRLLLESALDPDVGSNSLKSYTLGKNECFSLKLKEIEGGKTVPELFLEKLLDREQKAVHNILLTALDGGNPVRSGISEITISVLDINDNIPVFEKNVYRVTLPENSAKGTVIIQPKATDMDEGLNGEIEFSFESRTPDTVLNIFDINSLTGEIILKGDLDYETNALYGIDITAKDKGTPEMEGHCRVQVDVIDVNDNAPEIVLNSPPSPVRENAPNGSVVALISARDLDSGDNGKVSLQLPKSSPFSLTPSFSNNYALVTRGALDRENFSVYNIEITATDEGSPPLKSTKTIPVSITDVNDNTPIFSQPSYTVYIKENGIAGSILYSVSASDLDLGDNAKLSYSILDSKVQDVSVSSYVYINSENGSIYSMHSFDYEKLKVFQIQVQAKDHGSPSLSSNATVHVFILDQNDNAPSVIYPSSAVHGSLSQQRTSRSSKAGHLVTKVTAVDADSGHNAWISYRLAEATDASLFAVNLYTGEVRTKRAVSEQDDSSQRLLIEIKDDGDPVRSTTVTVSVLLEDGLHEPILDLRHKTDDSHKKTGRMALYLILSLASVSVLSLVTFLILAVKCLKSSRSSGSCCMRRSDSEDYKNPNRNLQLQLNTDGPIKYVEVLGGDMMSQSQSFRSCLSPTSEYSDFTFVKPSSTTDFKDMINVLDASLPDSTWTFESQQQKPPNNDWRFTQGPRPGPSGPQMPYATHIRWTTKDGTRAAGGPEVAMGTGPWPQPPTEAEQLQALMAAANEVSEATGTLGPGTMGLSTRYSPQFTLQHVPDYRQNVYIPGSTATLTSNPQQQLMQQQQQQQQQQQQQQQQQQQQQQQQQQQQQQQAAAQQAPQQALPPSQASAQVEPPKAAQTPASKKKSTKKEKK, from the exons ATGACAAAGAGAACGAGGTACCGGGACTGGAGATGGCAGGCTCTGTGGTGGCATCATTTCTTCCTCTTGTGGAATACAATAGACGGACAGACTCGCTACACCATCCCCGAGGAACTAAAGCAGGGCTCCGTGGTCGGACCTTTAGCCAAAGATCTGGGTTTGGGATTATCAGAGATTTTCGACCGTAAACTGCGCGTCGCCTCGGAGGCTGGTAAGCAGTACTTCAGCGTGGACACGGGGAAGGGCGAGCTGGTGGTGAACGAGAGGATAGACAGAGAGGAATTATGTGGACAACGGGCCAGCTGTGTTTTACCTCTTCAGGCCGTTTTGGAAAGTCCTTTACAGCTGCATCGCATTGAGGTGGAGATTCGCGATATTAATGACAATGCACCAATATTTCCTTCAAATCATTTGTATTTGAAAATAGCAGAATCCGCAGCAGTTGGCACACGTCTCCTGTTGGAGAGCGCTTTGGATCCTGATGTGGGAAGCAATTCACTGAAATCCTACACTTTAGGAAAAAATGAGTGTTTCTCTCTCAAGCTAAAAGAGATCGAGGGCGGTAAGACTGTTCCAGAACTGTTTTTGGAGAAGCTTCTCGATCGAGAGCAAAAAGCCGTccataatatattattaacGGCGTTAGATGGAGGAAACCCTGTCCGATCGGGAATCTCTGAAATAACTATAAGTGTTCTTGACATAAATGATAACATTCCcgtttttgaaaaaaatgtatacagaGTAACGTTACCTGAGAATAGTGCAAAAGGTACCGTTATCATTCAACCCAAAGCCACCGATATGGATGAAGGTTTAAATGGAGAAATTGAGTTCTCCTTTGAATCTCGGACCCCAGATACAGTTTTAAATATATTTGACATTAATTCTTTGACGGGTGAAATTATTCTAAAAGGTGATTTGGACTATGAGACAAATGCATTATATGGCATTGACATTACCGCAAAAGACAAAGGAACTCCTGAAATGGAGGGTCACTGTCGCGTGCAGGTAGACGTGAttgacgtcaacgacaacgctCCGGAAATTGTTCTTAATTCTCCGCCGAGCCCCGTGCGGGAGAACGCTCCAAACGGCAGCGTAGTGGCTCTGATCAGTGCGCGGGACCTCGATTCAGGGGATAACGGAAAAGTCTCTTTACAGCTCCCTAAAAGCTCTCCTTTTAGTCTCACTCCGTCATTTTCTAACAACTATGCACTTGTAACTCGTGGTGCTTTAGACAGAGAGAATTTCTCAGTTTATAACATAGAAATAACGGCCACTGATGAAGGTTCCCCTCCTCTTAAGAGTACAAAGACGATACCAGTAAGCATCACTGATGTAAATGACAACACCCCTATATTCTCTCAGCCATCGTATACAGTGTATATCAAAGAGAATGGCATTGCAGGCTCTATACTGTATTCGGTGTCAGCCTCTGACTTGGATTTAGGAGACAACGCAAAGCTGTCCTACTCCATCCTGGACTCTAAAGTGCAGGACGTGTCTGTGTCCTCCTACGTCTACATCAACTCGGAGAACGGCAGCATCTACAGCATGCACTCCTTTGACTATGAGAAACTGAAGGTGTTTCAGATTCAGGTGCAGGCAAAGGACCACGGTTCTCCGTCTCTGAGCAGCAACGCTactgttcatgtttttattctGGACCAGAACGATAACGCCCCCTCTGTTATCTACCCCTCCTCCGCTGTCCACGGCTCCCTCTCTCAGCAGAGGACGTCCCGTTCCTCCAAAGCAGGCCACTTGGTTACCAAGGTAACAGCTGTAGATGCCGACTCGGGGCATAACGCCTGGATCTCCTATAGACTGGCAGAGGCCACAGACGCCTCTCTGTTCGCTGTCAACCTTTACACAGGGGAGGTGAGGACTAAACGGGCTGTGTCTGAGCAGGACGACTCCTCTCAGAGACTGCTCATAGAGATTAAGGACGACGGGGATCCGGTTCGGTCCACCACCGTCACCGTGTCCGTCCTGTTAGAGGACGGTCTCCACGAGCCCATTCTGGACCTCAGACACAAGACGGACGATTCTCACAAGAAAACGGGGAGAATGGCTCTGTATCTGATCCTCTCCCTGGCCTCAGTGTCTGTGCTCTCTCTGGTGACTTTCCTCATTCTAGCTGTTAAGTGTCTTAAGAGCAGCAGAAGCAGTGGTAGCTGCTGCATGAGACGGAGCGACAGTGAGGACTACAAGAACCCCAACAGAAACCTCCAACTCCAGCTCAACACTGACGGGCCTATTAAGTACGTGGAGGTCCTGGGAGGAGACATGATGTCTCAGAGTCAGTCCTTcaggtcctgtctctctcccacgtcAGAGTACAGTGACTTCACCTTCGTTAAACCCAGCAGCACCACAGACTTTAAAGACATGATCAACGTCTTAGACGCCTCTTTACCTGACAGCACCTGGACCTTTGAGAGCCAGCAG CAAAAGCCTCCCAACAACGACTGGCGCTTCACCCAGGGTCCGAGACCTGGACCTAGCGG TCCTCAAATGCCATACGCCACACACATACGATGGACAACGAAGGATGGCACAAG GGCTGCTGGAGGACCCGAGGTTGCCATGGGAACCGGCCCCTGGCCCCAGCCTCCTACCGAGGCCGAACAGCTCCAGGCCCTGATGGCGGCCGCCAACG AAGTGAGTGAGGCCACTGGCACCCTGGGACCCGGCACCATGGGACTGAGCACGCGCTACAGCCCCCAGTTCACCCTGCAGCACGTCCCCGACTACCGGCAGAACGTCTACATCCCGGGCAGCACCGCCACCCTGACCTCtaacccccagcagcagctgatgcagcagcagcagcagcagcagcagcagcagcaacagcagcagcagcagcagcagcaacagcagcagcaacagcagcagcagcaacagcagcaggcggCTGCCCAGCAAGCCCCACAGCAGGCCCTGCCCCCATCCCAGGCCTCTGCCCAGGTGGAGCCCCCCAAGGCGGCCCAGACCCCCGCCTCCAAGAAGAAGTCCaccaagaaggagaagaagtag
- the LOC115552155 gene encoding protocadherin gamma-C5 isoform X28, producing the protein MTKRTRYRDWRWQALWWHHFFLLWNTIDGQTRYTIPEELKQGSVVGPLAKDLGLGLSEIFDRKLRVASEAGKQYFSVDTGKGELVVNERIDREELCGQRASCVLPLQAVLESPLQLHRIEVEIRDINDNAPIFPSNHLYLKIAESAAVGTRLLLESALDPDVGSNSLKSYTLGKNECFSLKLKEIEGGKTVPELFLEKLLDREQKAVHNILLTALDGGNPVRSGISEITISVLDINDNIPVFEKNVYRVTLPENSAKGTVIIQPKATDMDEGLNGEIEFSFESRTPDTVLNIFDINSLTGEIILKGDLDYETNALYGIDITAKDKGTPEMEGHCRVQVDVIDVNDNAPEIVLNSPPSPVRENAPNGSVVALISARDLDSGDNGKVSLQLPKSSPFSLTPSFSNNYALVTRGALDRENFSVYNIEITATDEGSPPLKSTKTIPVSITDVNDNTPIFSQPSYTVYIKENGIAGSILYSVSASDLDLGDNAKLSYSILDSKVQDVSVSSYVYINSENGSIYSMHSFDYEKLKVFQIQVQAKDHGSPSLSSNATVHVFILDQNDNAPSVIYPSSAVHGSLSQQRTSRSSKAGHLVTKVTAVDADSGHNAWISYRLAEATDASLFAVNLYTGEVRTKRAVSEQDDSSQRLLIEIKDDGDPVRSTTVTVSVLLEDGLHEPILDLRHKTDDSHKKTGRMALYLILSLASVSVLSLVTFLILAVKCLKSSRSSGSCCMRRSDSEDYKNPNRNLQLQLNTDGPIKYVEVLGGDMMSQSQSFRSCLSPTSEYSDFTFVKPSSTTDFKDMINVLDASLPDSTWTFESQQQKPPNNDWRFTQGPRPGPSGAAGGPEVAMGTGPWPQPPTEAEQLQALMAAANVSEATGTLGPGTMGLSTRYSPQFTLQHVPDYRQNVYIPGSTATLTSNPQQQLMQQQQQQQQQQQQQQQQQQQQQQQQQQQQQQQAAAQQAPQQALPPSQASAQVEPPKAAQTPASKKKSTKKEKK; encoded by the exons ATGACAAAGAGAACGAGGTACCGGGACTGGAGATGGCAGGCTCTGTGGTGGCATCATTTCTTCCTCTTGTGGAATACAATAGACGGACAGACTCGCTACACCATCCCCGAGGAACTAAAGCAGGGCTCCGTGGTCGGACCTTTAGCCAAAGATCTGGGTTTGGGATTATCAGAGATTTTCGACCGTAAACTGCGCGTCGCCTCGGAGGCTGGTAAGCAGTACTTCAGCGTGGACACGGGGAAGGGCGAGCTGGTGGTGAACGAGAGGATAGACAGAGAGGAATTATGTGGACAACGGGCCAGCTGTGTTTTACCTCTTCAGGCCGTTTTGGAAAGTCCTTTACAGCTGCATCGCATTGAGGTGGAGATTCGCGATATTAATGACAATGCACCAATATTTCCTTCAAATCATTTGTATTTGAAAATAGCAGAATCCGCAGCAGTTGGCACACGTCTCCTGTTGGAGAGCGCTTTGGATCCTGATGTGGGAAGCAATTCACTGAAATCCTACACTTTAGGAAAAAATGAGTGTTTCTCTCTCAAGCTAAAAGAGATCGAGGGCGGTAAGACTGTTCCAGAACTGTTTTTGGAGAAGCTTCTCGATCGAGAGCAAAAAGCCGTccataatatattattaacGGCGTTAGATGGAGGAAACCCTGTCCGATCGGGAATCTCTGAAATAACTATAAGTGTTCTTGACATAAATGATAACATTCCcgtttttgaaaaaaatgtatacagaGTAACGTTACCTGAGAATAGTGCAAAAGGTACCGTTATCATTCAACCCAAAGCCACCGATATGGATGAAGGTTTAAATGGAGAAATTGAGTTCTCCTTTGAATCTCGGACCCCAGATACAGTTTTAAATATATTTGACATTAATTCTTTGACGGGTGAAATTATTCTAAAAGGTGATTTGGACTATGAGACAAATGCATTATATGGCATTGACATTACCGCAAAAGACAAAGGAACTCCTGAAATGGAGGGTCACTGTCGCGTGCAGGTAGACGTGAttgacgtcaacgacaacgctCCGGAAATTGTTCTTAATTCTCCGCCGAGCCCCGTGCGGGAGAACGCTCCAAACGGCAGCGTAGTGGCTCTGATCAGTGCGCGGGACCTCGATTCAGGGGATAACGGAAAAGTCTCTTTACAGCTCCCTAAAAGCTCTCCTTTTAGTCTCACTCCGTCATTTTCTAACAACTATGCACTTGTAACTCGTGGTGCTTTAGACAGAGAGAATTTCTCAGTTTATAACATAGAAATAACGGCCACTGATGAAGGTTCCCCTCCTCTTAAGAGTACAAAGACGATACCAGTAAGCATCACTGATGTAAATGACAACACCCCTATATTCTCTCAGCCATCGTATACAGTGTATATCAAAGAGAATGGCATTGCAGGCTCTATACTGTATTCGGTGTCAGCCTCTGACTTGGATTTAGGAGACAACGCAAAGCTGTCCTACTCCATCCTGGACTCTAAAGTGCAGGACGTGTCTGTGTCCTCCTACGTCTACATCAACTCGGAGAACGGCAGCATCTACAGCATGCACTCCTTTGACTATGAGAAACTGAAGGTGTTTCAGATTCAGGTGCAGGCAAAGGACCACGGTTCTCCGTCTCTGAGCAGCAACGCTactgttcatgtttttattctGGACCAGAACGATAACGCCCCCTCTGTTATCTACCCCTCCTCCGCTGTCCACGGCTCCCTCTCTCAGCAGAGGACGTCCCGTTCCTCCAAAGCAGGCCACTTGGTTACCAAGGTAACAGCTGTAGATGCCGACTCGGGGCATAACGCCTGGATCTCCTATAGACTGGCAGAGGCCACAGACGCCTCTCTGTTCGCTGTCAACCTTTACACAGGGGAGGTGAGGACTAAACGGGCTGTGTCTGAGCAGGACGACTCCTCTCAGAGACTGCTCATAGAGATTAAGGACGACGGGGATCCGGTTCGGTCCACCACCGTCACCGTGTCCGTCCTGTTAGAGGACGGTCTCCACGAGCCCATTCTGGACCTCAGACACAAGACGGACGATTCTCACAAGAAAACGGGGAGAATGGCTCTGTATCTGATCCTCTCCCTGGCCTCAGTGTCTGTGCTCTCTCTGGTGACTTTCCTCATTCTAGCTGTTAAGTGTCTTAAGAGCAGCAGAAGCAGTGGTAGCTGCTGCATGAGACGGAGCGACAGTGAGGACTACAAGAACCCCAACAGAAACCTCCAACTCCAGCTCAACACTGACGGGCCTATTAAGTACGTGGAGGTCCTGGGAGGAGACATGATGTCTCAGAGTCAGTCCTTcaggtcctgtctctctcccacgtcAGAGTACAGTGACTTCACCTTCGTTAAACCCAGCAGCACCACAGACTTTAAAGACATGATCAACGTCTTAGACGCCTCTTTACCTGACAGCACCTGGACCTTTGAGAGCCAGCAG CAAAAGCCTCCCAACAACGACTGGCGCTTCACCCAGGGTCCGAGACCTGGACCTAGCGG GGCTGCTGGAGGACCCGAGGTTGCCATGGGAACCGGCCCCTGGCCCCAGCCTCCTACCGAGGCCGAACAGCTCCAGGCCCTGATGGCGGCCGCCAACG TGAGTGAGGCCACTGGCACCCTGGGACCCGGCACCATGGGACTGAGCACGCGCTACAGCCCCCAGTTCACCCTGCAGCACGTCCCCGACTACCGGCAGAACGTCTACATCCCGGGCAGCACCGCCACCCTGACCTCtaacccccagcagcagctgatgcagcagcagcagcagcagcagcagcagcagcaacagcagcagcagcagcagcagcaacagcagcagcaacagcagcagcagcaacagcagcaggcggCTGCCCAGCAAGCCCCACAGCAGGCCCTGCCCCCATCCCAGGCCTCTGCCCAGGTGGAGCCCCCCAAGGCGGCCCAGACCCCCGCCTCCAAGAAGAAGTCCaccaagaaggagaagaagtag
- the LOC115552155 gene encoding protocadherin gamma-C5 isoform X6, with protein sequence MTKRTRYRDWRWQALWWHHFFLLWNTIDGQTRYTIPEELKQGSVVGPLAKDLGLGLSEIFDRKLRVASEAGKQYFSVDTGKGELVVNERIDREELCGQRASCVLPLQAVLESPLQLHRIEVEIRDINDNAPIFPSNHLYLKIAESAAVGTRLLLESALDPDVGSNSLKSYTLGKNECFSLKLKEIEGGKTVPELFLEKLLDREQKAVHNILLTALDGGNPVRSGISEITISVLDINDNIPVFEKNVYRVTLPENSAKGTVIIQPKATDMDEGLNGEIEFSFESRTPDTVLNIFDINSLTGEIILKGDLDYETNALYGIDITAKDKGTPEMEGHCRVQVDVIDVNDNAPEIVLNSPPSPVRENAPNGSVVALISARDLDSGDNGKVSLQLPKSSPFSLTPSFSNNYALVTRGALDRENFSVYNIEITATDEGSPPLKSTKTIPVSITDVNDNTPIFSQPSYTVYIKENGIAGSILYSVSASDLDLGDNAKLSYSILDSKVQDVSVSSYVYINSENGSIYSMHSFDYEKLKVFQIQVQAKDHGSPSLSSNATVHVFILDQNDNAPSVIYPSSAVHGSLSQQRTSRSSKAGHLVTKVTAVDADSGHNAWISYRLAEATDASLFAVNLYTGEVRTKRAVSEQDDSSQRLLIEIKDDGDPVRSTTVTVSVLLEDGLHEPILDLRHKTDDSHKKTGRMALYLILSLASVSVLSLVTFLILAVKCLKSSRSSGSCCMRRSDSEDYKNPNRNLQLQLNTDGPIKYVEVLGGDMMSQSQSFRSCLSPTSEYSDFTFVKPSSTTDFKDMINVLDASLPDSTWTFESQQQKPPNNDWRFTQGPRPGPSGPQMPYATHIRWTTKDGTRAAGGPEVAMGTGPWPQPPTEAEQLQALMAAANVSEATGTLGPGTMGLSTRYSPQFTLQHVPDYRQNVYIPGSTATLTSNPQQQLMQQQQQQQQQQQQQQQQQQQQQQQQQQQQQQQAAAQQAPQQALPPSQASAQVEPPKAAQTPASKKKSTKKEKK encoded by the exons ATGACAAAGAGAACGAGGTACCGGGACTGGAGATGGCAGGCTCTGTGGTGGCATCATTTCTTCCTCTTGTGGAATACAATAGACGGACAGACTCGCTACACCATCCCCGAGGAACTAAAGCAGGGCTCCGTGGTCGGACCTTTAGCCAAAGATCTGGGTTTGGGATTATCAGAGATTTTCGACCGTAAACTGCGCGTCGCCTCGGAGGCTGGTAAGCAGTACTTCAGCGTGGACACGGGGAAGGGCGAGCTGGTGGTGAACGAGAGGATAGACAGAGAGGAATTATGTGGACAACGGGCCAGCTGTGTTTTACCTCTTCAGGCCGTTTTGGAAAGTCCTTTACAGCTGCATCGCATTGAGGTGGAGATTCGCGATATTAATGACAATGCACCAATATTTCCTTCAAATCATTTGTATTTGAAAATAGCAGAATCCGCAGCAGTTGGCACACGTCTCCTGTTGGAGAGCGCTTTGGATCCTGATGTGGGAAGCAATTCACTGAAATCCTACACTTTAGGAAAAAATGAGTGTTTCTCTCTCAAGCTAAAAGAGATCGAGGGCGGTAAGACTGTTCCAGAACTGTTTTTGGAGAAGCTTCTCGATCGAGAGCAAAAAGCCGTccataatatattattaacGGCGTTAGATGGAGGAAACCCTGTCCGATCGGGAATCTCTGAAATAACTATAAGTGTTCTTGACATAAATGATAACATTCCcgtttttgaaaaaaatgtatacagaGTAACGTTACCTGAGAATAGTGCAAAAGGTACCGTTATCATTCAACCCAAAGCCACCGATATGGATGAAGGTTTAAATGGAGAAATTGAGTTCTCCTTTGAATCTCGGACCCCAGATACAGTTTTAAATATATTTGACATTAATTCTTTGACGGGTGAAATTATTCTAAAAGGTGATTTGGACTATGAGACAAATGCATTATATGGCATTGACATTACCGCAAAAGACAAAGGAACTCCTGAAATGGAGGGTCACTGTCGCGTGCAGGTAGACGTGAttgacgtcaacgacaacgctCCGGAAATTGTTCTTAATTCTCCGCCGAGCCCCGTGCGGGAGAACGCTCCAAACGGCAGCGTAGTGGCTCTGATCAGTGCGCGGGACCTCGATTCAGGGGATAACGGAAAAGTCTCTTTACAGCTCCCTAAAAGCTCTCCTTTTAGTCTCACTCCGTCATTTTCTAACAACTATGCACTTGTAACTCGTGGTGCTTTAGACAGAGAGAATTTCTCAGTTTATAACATAGAAATAACGGCCACTGATGAAGGTTCCCCTCCTCTTAAGAGTACAAAGACGATACCAGTAAGCATCACTGATGTAAATGACAACACCCCTATATTCTCTCAGCCATCGTATACAGTGTATATCAAAGAGAATGGCATTGCAGGCTCTATACTGTATTCGGTGTCAGCCTCTGACTTGGATTTAGGAGACAACGCAAAGCTGTCCTACTCCATCCTGGACTCTAAAGTGCAGGACGTGTCTGTGTCCTCCTACGTCTACATCAACTCGGAGAACGGCAGCATCTACAGCATGCACTCCTTTGACTATGAGAAACTGAAGGTGTTTCAGATTCAGGTGCAGGCAAAGGACCACGGTTCTCCGTCTCTGAGCAGCAACGCTactgttcatgtttttattctGGACCAGAACGATAACGCCCCCTCTGTTATCTACCCCTCCTCCGCTGTCCACGGCTCCCTCTCTCAGCAGAGGACGTCCCGTTCCTCCAAAGCAGGCCACTTGGTTACCAAGGTAACAGCTGTAGATGCCGACTCGGGGCATAACGCCTGGATCTCCTATAGACTGGCAGAGGCCACAGACGCCTCTCTGTTCGCTGTCAACCTTTACACAGGGGAGGTGAGGACTAAACGGGCTGTGTCTGAGCAGGACGACTCCTCTCAGAGACTGCTCATAGAGATTAAGGACGACGGGGATCCGGTTCGGTCCACCACCGTCACCGTGTCCGTCCTGTTAGAGGACGGTCTCCACGAGCCCATTCTGGACCTCAGACACAAGACGGACGATTCTCACAAGAAAACGGGGAGAATGGCTCTGTATCTGATCCTCTCCCTGGCCTCAGTGTCTGTGCTCTCTCTGGTGACTTTCCTCATTCTAGCTGTTAAGTGTCTTAAGAGCAGCAGAAGCAGTGGTAGCTGCTGCATGAGACGGAGCGACAGTGAGGACTACAAGAACCCCAACAGAAACCTCCAACTCCAGCTCAACACTGACGGGCCTATTAAGTACGTGGAGGTCCTGGGAGGAGACATGATGTCTCAGAGTCAGTCCTTcaggtcctgtctctctcccacgtcAGAGTACAGTGACTTCACCTTCGTTAAACCCAGCAGCACCACAGACTTTAAAGACATGATCAACGTCTTAGACGCCTCTTTACCTGACAGCACCTGGACCTTTGAGAGCCAGCAG CAAAAGCCTCCCAACAACGACTGGCGCTTCACCCAGGGTCCGAGACCTGGACCTAGCGG TCCTCAAATGCCATACGCCACACACATACGATGGACAACGAAGGATGGCACAAG GGCTGCTGGAGGACCCGAGGTTGCCATGGGAACCGGCCCCTGGCCCCAGCCTCCTACCGAGGCCGAACAGCTCCAGGCCCTGATGGCGGCCGCCAACG TGAGTGAGGCCACTGGCACCCTGGGACCCGGCACCATGGGACTGAGCACGCGCTACAGCCCCCAGTTCACCCTGCAGCACGTCCCCGACTACCGGCAGAACGTCTACATCCCGGGCAGCACCGCCACCCTGACCTCtaacccccagcagcagctgatgcagcagcagcagcagcagcagcagcagcagcaacagcagcagcagcagcagcagcaacagcagcagcaacagcagcagcagcaacagcagcaggcggCTGCCCAGCAAGCCCCACAGCAGGCCCTGCCCCCATCCCAGGCCTCTGCCCAGGTGGAGCCCCCCAAGGCGGCCCAGACCCCCGCCTCCAAGAAGAAGTCCaccaagaaggagaagaagtag